The following are encoded in a window of Sulfitobacter sp. S190 genomic DNA:
- a CDS encoding flavin reductase family protein: MFYRPADGHGLPHNPFNAIVTPRPIGWISTRDRAGRDNLAPYSFFNGVAYTPAQVMFASTGTKDDVDGTKDSMANIRETGVFCVNVVEYAARDAMNRSSATLPHGTDEFAHAGIDKAECDEIACARVANAPASLECRMTQIVQIEGEANFVCFGEVVGVHLRDDCVVDGRFDVSTFQPLSRLGYRDYTAVREVFEIIRPDD, encoded by the coding sequence ATGTTCTACCGCCCCGCTGATGGTCACGGCCTGCCCCACAACCCCTTCAACGCCATCGTCACGCCCCGGCCCATCGGCTGGATCTCGACCCGCGACCGTGCCGGAAGGGACAATCTGGCGCCCTATTCCTTTTTCAACGGCGTGGCCTACACCCCCGCGCAGGTGATGTTCGCCTCCACCGGCACCAAGGATGACGTGGACGGGACCAAGGACAGCATGGCCAACATCCGCGAAACCGGCGTGTTCTGCGTCAACGTCGTGGAATACGCCGCCCGCGACGCCATGAACCGCAGCTCCGCCACCCTGCCCCACGGCACCGACGAATTCGCCCATGCCGGCATCGACAAGGCCGAATGCGACGAAATCGCCTGTGCCCGTGTGGCAAACGCACCCGCCAGCCTCGAATGCCGCATGACCCAGATCGTACAGATCGAGGGCGAAGCCAATTTCGTGTGTTTCGGCGAAGTGGTGGGTGTCCACCTGCGCGACGATTGCGTGGTCGACGGGCGCTTCGACGTGTCGACCTTCCAACCGCTCAGCCGCTTGGGCTACCGCGACTATACCGCCGTGCGCGAGGTGTTCGAGATCATCCGCCCCGACGACTGA
- a CDS encoding S-methyl-5'-thioadenosine phosphorylase, protein MTDTKIAVIGGSGIYDIDGLQDAQWTTVQTPWGAPSDALLTGRLGGVDMVFLPRHGRGHVHSPTTVPYRANIDALKRLGCTDVVAVSACGSLRETMAPGDFVIVDQFIDRTFAREKSFFGTGCVAHVSVAHPTCPRLSAACLQAAGDTGVTTHDGGTYLAMEGPQFSTLAESRMYRDSWGADVIGMTNMPEAKLAREAELCYASVAMITDYDSWHPDHGEVDVTQIIATLQKNATHARALVAALPALLGGARTPCSYGCDRALEHAIMTGPDARDPDLLARLDAVAGRVL, encoded by the coding sequence ATGACCGACACCAAAATCGCCGTGATCGGCGGCTCCGGCATCTATGACATCGACGGGTTGCAGGACGCGCAGTGGACCACCGTGCAAACGCCGTGGGGCGCCCCGTCCGATGCGCTTCTGACCGGGCGTCTGGGGGGTGTCGACATGGTGTTTCTGCCCCGTCACGGACGCGGCCACGTCCACAGCCCGACCACCGTGCCCTACCGCGCCAACATCGACGCGCTCAAGCGGTTGGGCTGCACCGATGTGGTGGCCGTATCGGCCTGCGGGTCGCTGCGCGAAACCATGGCGCCCGGTGATTTTGTCATTGTAGATCAATTCATTGACCGGACCTTCGCGCGCGAAAAATCGTTCTTCGGAACGGGGTGCGTTGCGCATGTGTCGGTGGCCCATCCCACCTGCCCGCGGCTTTCCGCGGCCTGTCTGCAAGCGGCCGGCGACACCGGCGTGACCACCCACGACGGCGGCACGTACCTGGCGATGGAGGGGCCGCAATTTTCCACGCTGGCGGAATCGCGCATGTACCGCGACAGCTGGGGCGCGGACGTGATCGGCATGACCAACATGCCCGAGGCCAAGCTCGCCCGCGAGGCCGAGCTGTGCTACGCCTCCGTCGCGATGATCACCGACTACGACAGCTGGCACCCCGATCACGGCGAGGTCGACGTGACGCAGATCATCGCCACCCTCCAGAAAAACGCCACCCACGCCCGCGCGCTCGTCGCCGCCCTTCCGGCCCTGCTTGGCGGTGCCCGCACCCCTTGTTCTTATGGCTGCGACCGCGCGCTAGAGCATGCGATCATGACCGGTCCCGATGCCCGTGATCCCGACCTTCTTGCCCGTCTTGATGCGGTTGCGGGGCGCGTTCTCTAA
- a CDS encoding DUF4214 domain-containing protein yields the protein MNYPNFEARMQAILFAKAQGDARRDPLDDIVSVSVNAISLAPDGTLFVQSDEGRRVDTGFGLTFFENRWLSTLDADVTRAAALDGEPVCSRIFCEDTWDSFTSHTLLPEGDGGVTLLWGAFRGLSGPALRSARYDADGAQTVRDTSLSTPESPAITLRIADAERLADGRTAVFTEQGQDFSGQVSARSFTLIGTDGTATTHAFGGAGLSVPELVSAARGDGLVLATQGAQGVTLDSFDPDTLARVPLATVDLAQGAYWLSDILPAGDGYALIGFAAQGNDPLIRFIDGDGTPLGDTQQLDARPGPVAFTTSQNGLTVYQTDGRSIFARAVDADSTGAPAALIDAPTGMTIHTLEAAHNGPQTVLSYDARGPDGSAQSFLLSLDADRLLPIVGGGNQTATDAAAVLRGTDGADALTGGAGNDILLGDTRLPLSAQRTESAEALVKAAGQIDAAFGTTLFDTPLYTSGAGQGPDAVTAIVTDMATRLIENAGLRQLGGAETVDRIFNALLGRDAPDVFQSTFAQIVGEVDALGAFIQSLAGSPEYRATLNADPGALLTQTVSEDAAEAVYWTYRAALGREPDLAGLSHWAGRLSAEEIDLPDMHRAILLSPEARARFEGVDASATVDLFFRAILDRPAAPAAQDFFGQSLMRAADMPLGARDVALLTALSASQEATALRDAARDTDLAGWMRAQAQGDQIAPGGGSDIIAGGYLADHFIFNAGDGGDHTLLDLRSWDTLVFHGFGYDSAEDVRAHLSIEGADLQFADQGLTLTISGGAEGTITDEMLML from the coding sequence TTGAATTATCCAAATTTCGAGGCCCGGATGCAGGCGATCCTGTTTGCCAAAGCGCAAGGCGACGCGCGGCGCGATCCACTGGACGACATCGTCTCCGTCAGCGTGAACGCGATCTCACTCGCCCCCGACGGCACGCTCTTCGTGCAATCGGACGAGGGGCGCAGGGTCGATACAGGGTTCGGCCTCACCTTCTTCGAGAACCGATGGCTGAGCACGCTCGACGCGGACGTCACGCGCGCCGCGGCTCTCGACGGCGAACCGGTCTGCTCCCGCATCTTCTGCGAGGATACGTGGGATAGCTTTACTTCACACACGCTCCTGCCGGAGGGCGACGGCGGGGTCACGTTGCTTTGGGGCGCGTTCCGGGGTCTCAGTGGCCCGGCACTGCGCAGCGCACGCTATGACGCCGATGGCGCACAAACGGTGCGCGACACATCCCTGTCCACGCCCGAAAGCCCTGCCATCACCCTGCGCATCGCCGATGCGGAACGTCTGGCGGACGGGCGCACAGCGGTCTTTACCGAACAGGGGCAGGATTTCTCCGGGCAGGTCTCGGCGCGCAGCTTCACGCTGATCGGGACGGACGGCACCGCCACCACCCACGCTTTCGGGGGCGCGGGCCTGTCGGTGCCCGAGCTTGTCAGCGCCGCGCGCGGCGACGGGCTGGTGCTTGCCACGCAGGGCGCGCAGGGCGTCACGCTCGACAGCTTCGATCCCGACACCCTCGCACGGGTACCCTTGGCCACCGTCGATCTTGCGCAGGGGGCGTACTGGCTGTCCGACATCCTGCCGGCCGGGGACGGCTATGCGCTCATCGGCTTTGCCGCGCAGGGCAACGACCCGCTCATCCGCTTCATCGACGGCGACGGCACGCCGCTGGGGGACACGCAACAGCTCGACGCGCGGCCCGGGCCGGTCGCGTTCACCACCTCCCAGAACGGGCTGACGGTCTATCAAACCGACGGACGCAGCATATTCGCACGCGCGGTCGATGCAGACAGCACAGGCGCGCCCGCGGCGCTGATCGACGCCCCAACCGGCATGACCATCCACACCCTCGAAGCGGCGCATAACGGCCCGCAAACCGTGCTCAGCTACGACGCGAGGGGCCCGGACGGAAGCGCACAGAGCTTCCTGCTCTCGCTCGACGCAGACCGGCTGCTCCCCATCGTGGGCGGCGGCAACCAGACAGCCACAGACGCCGCCGCCGTGTTGCGCGGCACCGACGGGGCCGACGCGCTCACCGGCGGGGCGGGCAACGACATCCTGCTCGGCGATACCCGCCTGCCCCTCAGCGCCCAGCGCACCGAGAGTGCCGAGGCCTTGGTCAAGGCCGCAGGCCAGATCGACGCGGCCTTCGGCACCACGCTCTTCGACACCCCGCTCTATACCAGCGGCGCGGGTCAGGGCCCCGACGCCGTCACCGCGATCGTCACCGACATGGCGACGCGGCTCATCGAGAACGCGGGCCTGCGCCAGCTCGGCGGGGCAGAGACGGTTGACCGGATCTTCAACGCGCTGCTCGGCCGCGACGCGCCGGACGTGTTCCAATCGACCTTCGCGCAAATCGTGGGCGAGGTCGACGCGCTCGGCGCCTTCATCCAGTCCCTCGCCGGTAGCCCCGAATACCGCGCGACACTCAACGCAGACCCCGGCGCGCTGCTCACCCAGACCGTGAGCGAGGACGCGGCAGAGGCGGTCTATTGGACCTACCGCGCCGCATTGGGGCGCGAACCCGATCTCGCGGGCCTGTCGCATTGGGCCGGACGGCTGTCAGCGGAAGAGATCGACCTGCCGGACATGCACCGTGCGATACTGCTCTCGCCCGAAGCGCGCGCGCGCTTCGAAGGGGTGGACGCATCCGCGACCGTTGACCTTTTCTTCCGCGCGATCCTCGACCGCCCGGCGGCACCGGCAGCACAGGACTTCTTTGGGCAAAGCCTGATGCGCGCGGCAGACATGCCGCTGGGCGCGCGCGACGTAGCACTCCTGACGGCACTCAGCGCCAGTCAAGAGGCAACAGCCCTGCGCGACGCCGCCCGCGACACCGATCTCGCCGGCTGGATGCGCGCGCAGGCGCAGGGTGACCAGATCGCGCCGGGCGGTGGCAGTGACATAATCGCGGGCGGCTACCTCGCCGACCACTTCATCTTTAACGCCGGCGACGGGGGCGATCACACCCTGCTCGATCTGCGCTCGTGGGACACGCTCGTCTTCCACGGGTTCGGCTACGACAGCGCCGAAGACGTCCGCGCCCATCTCTCGATAGAGGGGGCGGATCTGCAGTTTGCGGATCAGGGCCTGACGCTGACCATCTCCGGCGGCGCGGAGGGGACGATCACCGACGAGATGCTGATGCTCTGA
- a CDS encoding GAF domain-containing sensor histidine kinase, giving the protein MRSHPVPFNEEARVRAVRAVPGLTRENHPVFDSICHAAAALLGCPIAHISVVEEASQWYKSVVGIVLEEMPKNNSFCAHTIMSDTAMVVPDLSADPKFSDHPMVAEGGPGARFYAGVPLTLSSGFRFGSLCALDLSAHAAPDARQLEVLRHLGDAVVAALEKEPATPAAPQATPSNTFLTLVGHELRTPLTVMRGALSLIEKRAEDPISARLSESALRASEHLAEMVEAILRFSDVSTGNLELHETQIDLGGFLTHLYEAHADSIAEVGKSIEPPLTNVTGVLTVDEGHLRMSVTALVLNAIMHGGDSIRVTSGTTVEGHVEIAVHDNGKLTNVIEIERLYEPFVVGGDIDQRDTSGGLGLGLPLTRKLVELHGGELGIETGSRGTTARIRLPKWRLTA; this is encoded by the coding sequence ATGCGCAGCCATCCTGTTCCGTTCAACGAAGAAGCCCGCGTGCGGGCGGTCCGCGCCGTGCCGGGGCTGACGCGCGAAAACCATCCGGTGTTCGATTCCATCTGCCATGCGGCGGCGGCGCTGCTTGGCTGTCCGATCGCGCACATCAGCGTCGTGGAGGAAGCGTCGCAGTGGTATAAATCGGTGGTGGGTATCGTGCTGGAAGAGATGCCCAAGAACAATTCGTTTTGCGCCCATACCATCATGTCGGACACGGCGATGGTCGTGCCGGACCTGAGCGCCGATCCGAAGTTTTCGGACCATCCGATGGTGGCCGAGGGCGGACCGGGGGCGCGGTTTTATGCGGGTGTGCCGCTGACGCTGTCGTCGGGGTTCCGCTTTGGCAGCCTGTGCGCGCTGGACCTGAGTGCGCATGCCGCCCCCGACGCCCGCCAGTTGGAGGTATTGCGCCATCTGGGCGATGCGGTGGTGGCCGCGCTGGAGAAGGAACCGGCCACACCCGCCGCGCCGCAAGCGACACCGTCGAACACGTTCCTGACGCTGGTGGGCCACGAGTTGCGCACGCCGCTGACCGTGATGCGCGGTGCGCTGAGCCTGATCGAAAAGCGCGCCGAAGACCCGATCAGCGCGCGATTGTCCGAAAGCGCGCTGCGCGCGAGCGAGCATCTGGCCGAGATGGTCGAGGCGATCCTGCGGTTCAGCGACGTGAGTACCGGCAATCTGGAACTACACGAGACGCAGATCGATCTGGGCGGGTTCCTGACCCATCTTTACGAGGCCCACGCCGACAGCATCGCGGAGGTCGGCAAATCGATCGAGCCGCCCCTGACCAACGTCACCGGCGTGCTGACGGTGGACGAGGGGCATCTGCGCATGAGCGTGACCGCGCTGGTTCTCAATGCCATCATGCACGGGGGCGACAGCATTCGTGTGACATCGGGCACCACGGTCGAGGGGCATGTGGAAATCGCGGTGCACGACAATGGCAAGCTGACCAACGTGATCGAGATCGAGCGGTTGTACGAACCCTTTGTCGTGGGCGGGGACATCGATCAGCGCGACACATCGGGGGGATTGGGGCTGGGCCTGCCGCTGACGCGCAAGCTGGTGGAGCTGCACGGCGGCGAATTGGGGATCGAGACGGGCAGCCGTGGCACGACCGCCCGCATCCGTTTGCCCAAGTGGCGTCTGACGGCCTAG
- a CDS encoding GNAT family N-acetyltransferase, protein MLQRPALVYDLSPETADDYWEVEALYDLCFAPGRTALSSYRLREDVPPVAGLSLVARDASGVLGGAIRYWPVQIGPVQALLLGPVAVHPTRQGEGLGRQLVEGSLHRAGPLGWDRVMLVGDAPYYGKFGFERLEGVTMPPPTNPDRVLGRAITAGAWDGVTGDVTRVAR, encoded by the coding sequence ATGCTGCAAAGGCCCGCTTTGGTGTACGATCTGAGCCCCGAGACCGCCGACGATTACTGGGAAGTCGAGGCGCTGTATGATCTGTGTTTCGCGCCCGGGCGCACGGCATTGTCGTCGTACCGGCTGCGCGAGGACGTGCCGCCGGTGGCGGGGCTGAGCCTTGTGGCGCGTGATGCGTCGGGTGTTCTGGGCGGCGCGATCCGGTACTGGCCGGTGCAGATCGGGCCGGTGCAGGCGCTGCTGCTGGGGCCGGTGGCGGTGCACCCCACGCGCCAGGGCGAGGGGCTGGGCCGTCAGCTGGTCGAAGGGTCGCTGCACCGTGCGGGGCCGCTGGGATGGGACCGTGTGATGCTGGTGGGCGATGCGCCCTATTACGGCAAGTTCGGTTTCGAACGTCTGGAGGGGGTCACCATGCCGCCGCCCACCAACCCCGACCGCGTGCTGGGCCGCGCCATCACCGCAGGCGCGTGGGACGGCGTGACCGGCGATGTCACCCGCGTGGCGCGTTGA
- the modC gene encoding molybdenum ABC transporter ATP-binding protein, protein MKLHLTHRFDGFDLDIALDAGPGITALFGRSGAGKSTVIKAIAGLLRPDHGLLQFGDQTLLDTARGIHVPAHKRRFGTVFQDARLFPHLDVAANLDFGTRYAPAGTSVARDDVIALLGLGDLLARKPGALSGGERQRVALGRALLSAPRMLLMDEPLASLDAPRKAEILPYLEGLRDGPLKLPILYVSHAMEEITRLADHLVLIRDGRVAAQGPIATLMADPAAAPLLGVREAGAVIEATVVSHADDGLSLLRFSGGTLDLPGVRAAVGSAVRLRIMAHDVMLARARPEGLSAQNILPATIADIRAGDGPGTMVVLRLGADTLLARITARAAAALDLAVGQQCFAILKATTVAPGSIGR, encoded by the coding sequence GTGAAACTGCACCTGACCCACCGGTTCGACGGCTTCGATCTCGACATCGCACTCGACGCGGGGCCGGGGATCACCGCGCTCTTCGGGCGTTCGGGCGCGGGCAAATCGACAGTGATCAAGGCCATCGCCGGTCTGCTGCGGCCCGACCACGGTCTGCTGCAATTCGGCGATCAGACCCTGCTCGACACGGCCCGCGGCATCCACGTGCCCGCCCACAAACGGCGGTTCGGCACGGTGTTTCAGGACGCGCGCCTGTTCCCGCATCTTGATGTGGCGGCCAATCTGGACTTCGGCACCCGCTATGCCCCCGCGGGCACCAGCGTCGCCCGCGACGATGTGATCGCCCTGCTGGGTCTGGGCGATCTGCTGGCGCGCAAACCCGGCGCATTGTCGGGTGGCGAACGCCAGCGTGTGGCGCTGGGGCGGGCCCTGCTCAGCGCGCCGCGGATGCTGTTGATGGATGAACCGCTGGCCAGCCTCGACGCCCCGCGCAAGGCCGAAATCCTGCCCTACCTCGAAGGGCTGCGCGACGGCCCGCTCAAATTGCCGATCCTCTATGTCAGCCACGCGATGGAGGAAATCACCCGCCTCGCCGACCATCTGGTGCTGATCCGCGACGGGCGCGTGGCCGCCCAGGGCCCTATTGCCACACTGATGGCCGATCCGGCGGCGGCCCCGCTGCTTGGCGTGCGCGAAGCGGGTGCTGTCATCGAAGCCACGGTGGTATCGCACGCAGACGACGGCCTGTCGCTGCTGCGCTTCAGCGGCGGCACGCTCGATCTGCCGGGAGTGCGCGCAGCCGTGGGTAGCGCGGTGCGGCTGCGGATCATGGCGCATGACGTGATGCTGGCGCGCGCGCGTCCCGAAGGGCTCAGCGCACAGAATATCCTGCCTGCCACCATCGCGGACATCCGGGCGGGCGACGGTCCCGGCACGATGGTCGTGCTGCGGCTGGGGGCGGACACGCTGCTGGCACGGATCACCGCGCGGGCGGCGGCGGCGCTCGATCTGGCGGTGGGTCAACAGTGTTTCGCGATCCTCAAGGCTACGACGGTCGCGCCGGGGTCCATCGGCCGCTAG
- a CDS encoding EcsC family protein, producing MSDITLPQARAIDVEAELDAIAARYKAAGGVGINVLNLIGGQAENLLDKLPRPIRSELEGATVKALDYAMTAAHRSRAQVPDQASWLNQAVSVAMGAAGGAGGLPTAMAELPVTTTLLLRVIEGVSTQYGFDPDTESVRFDCVKVFSAAGPLSDDDGTDLGFLSARLALSGKAMQTIIARVAPRLAVVLGQKLAAQAVPVLGAVAGAATNYAYTSYYEEMAHVHFGLRKLAIDADIPADELTERLRARMTRLPA from the coding sequence ATGTCAGACATCACGCTACCGCAGGCGCGGGCGATCGACGTAGAGGCCGAACTGGACGCGATCGCAGCCCGCTACAAGGCCGCCGGCGGTGTGGGCATCAATGTGTTGAACCTGATTGGCGGGCAGGCCGAGAACCTGCTGGATAAATTGCCCCGCCCGATCCGCTCGGAGCTGGAAGGCGCCACGGTCAAGGCGCTGGATTACGCGATGACCGCCGCCCACCGCAGCCGCGCGCAGGTGCCCGATCAGGCATCCTGGCTCAATCAGGCGGTATCGGTGGCGATGGGGGCCGCGGGTGGCGCGGGGGGATTGCCCACGGCGATGGCCGAACTGCCGGTTACCACCACGTTGCTGTTGCGGGTGATCGAGGGGGTATCGACGCAATACGGCTTTGACCCCGATACGGAATCGGTGCGCTTTGATTGTGTGAAGGTGTTTTCCGCCGCGGGGCCGCTGAGCGACGATGACGGCACGGACTTGGGGTTTCTATCGGCGCGGCTGGCGCTGTCGGGCAAGGCGATGCAGACGATCATCGCACGTGTCGCCCCGCGGCTGGCCGTGGTGCTGGGTCAGAAGCTGGCCGCGCAGGCGGTGCCGGTGCTGGGTGCCGTGGCGGGGGCGGCGACGAATTACGCCTACACCAGCTATTACGAGGAAATGGCGCATGTGCATTTCGGGCTGCGCAAGCTGGCGATTGATGCAGATATCCCGGCCGATGAGCTGACGGAGCGGTTGCGCGCGCGCATGACGCGGCTGCCCGCCTGA
- a CDS encoding adenine phosphoribosyltransferase yields the protein MTTVKDYIRTIPDFPHEGIMFRDVTTLFADPRGFRMAIDQMLHPYAGLRIDKVVGLEARGFIMGGAIAHQLSIGFVPIRKKGKLPGKTLQQDYKLEYGEATMEIHDDAIQPGEKVLVVDDLLATGGTAEAGIKLLEKLGAEIISTSFIIDLPELGGRKRLEGLGMDVQALCAFDGA from the coding sequence ATGACCACCGTCAAGGACTACATCCGCACGATCCCCGACTTCCCGCACGAGGGCATCATGTTCCGCGATGTGACCACGCTGTTCGCCGATCCGCGGGGGTTCCGCATGGCCATCGACCAGATGCTACACCCCTATGCCGGACTGCGCATCGACAAGGTTGTCGGGCTCGAGGCGCGCGGCTTCATCATGGGGGGCGCCATCGCGCACCAGCTCAGCATCGGCTTCGTCCCGATCCGCAAAAAGGGCAAATTGCCCGGCAAGACGCTGCAGCAGGACTACAAGCTGGAGTATGGCGAAGCGACCATGGAAATCCACGACGACGCGATCCAGCCCGGTGAAAAAGTGCTGGTTGTCGACGATCTGCTGGCCACAGGCGGCACCGCCGAGGCGGGGATCAAGCTGCTCGAAAAGCTCGGTGCAGAGATCATTTCCACCAGCTTTATCATCGACTTGCCGGAACTCGGAGGGCGCAAGCGCCTCGAGGGGCTGGGCATGGACGTGCAGGCGCTCTGCGCCTTCGACGGCGCCTGA
- a CDS encoding SulP family inorganic anion transporter: MTRTTFRSFTQGLAPRNMDVTDLRWMGDDGFSVSRLRIELLSGLTVALALVPEAVAFAFVAGVHPLVGLYAAFMVGLITALIGGRPGMISGATGALAVVMVALVAQHGVEYLFATVVLMGLIQVFAGVMQWGKFIRLVPHPVMLGFVNGLAIVIFLAQLGQFKVPGSMESSGHGMSGGEWLSGGPLYLMLLLVAATMAIIWVTPRITKAIPAPLAGIGIVALVVIFTGMDVPRVGDLASIQGGLPSFHNPFGTGEGLYGTALAPLNLETFYIILPYAVILAAIGLIESLLTLNLVGDMTGKRGGASQECIAQGLSNTVTGFFGGMGGCAMIGQSMINVKSGGRTRVAGIAAALFLLIFIVLAAPLIELIPLAALVGVMFMVVIGTFAWNSLTILRKVPLTDAFVILLVTVVTVYKDLAIAVVVGVIVSALAYAWTNARRIYAKTYETPEGTKVYQVQGPLFFGSSDGFAELFDVENDPSRVVVDFADSRVADQSALQAIEAMAGKYEDAGKKLELRHLSRDCHRLLTRAGHLVIEDDDDPEYQVAVNYGVRTGILGGH; encoded by the coding sequence ATGACCCGCACCACCTTTCGCAGTTTCACCCAGGGGCTGGCCCCGCGCAACATGGACGTGACCGATCTTCGCTGGATGGGCGACGACGGGTTCAGCGTCTCGCGGCTGCGCATCGAGTTGCTGTCGGGTCTGACGGTGGCGCTGGCGCTGGTCCCCGAAGCGGTGGCCTTTGCGTTTGTTGCGGGTGTGCATCCGCTTGTCGGGCTGTATGCGGCATTCATGGTCGGTCTGATCACGGCGCTGATCGGGGGCAGGCCGGGCATGATTTCGGGCGCCACGGGGGCGTTGGCCGTTGTGATGGTGGCGCTGGTCGCCCAACACGGGGTCGAGTACCTGTTTGCCACGGTGGTCCTGATGGGTCTGATCCAAGTTTTTGCCGGTGTCATGCAGTGGGGCAAGTTCATCCGGCTGGTGCCGCATCCGGTGATGCTGGGCTTTGTGAACGGGCTGGCGATCGTGATTTTTCTGGCACAGCTGGGGCAGTTCAAGGTGCCCGGCAGCATGGAGAGCAGCGGCCACGGCATGTCGGGCGGTGAGTGGCTGTCAGGCGGGCCGTTGTACCTGATGCTGTTGCTGGTGGCGGCGACGATGGCGATCATCTGGGTGACGCCGCGCATCACCAAGGCGATCCCCGCGCCGCTGGCGGGCATCGGGATTGTCGCGCTGGTGGTGATTTTCACCGGGATGGACGTGCCGCGGGTGGGCGATCTGGCCTCGATCCAGGGCGGTTTGCCGAGTTTCCACAACCCGTTCGGCACGGGCGAGGGGCTTTATGGCACCGCCCTTGCGCCGCTCAATCTGGAGACATTCTACATCATTCTGCCCTATGCGGTGATCCTTGCGGCGATCGGCCTGATCGAGAGCCTGCTGACGCTGAACCTCGTCGGGGACATGACCGGCAAGCGGGGCGGGGCGAGCCAGGAATGTATCGCGCAGGGCCTGTCCAACACCGTGACCGGTTTCTTTGGTGGCATGGGCGGGTGCGCGATGATCGGCCAGTCGATGATCAACGTGAAATCCGGCGGCCGCACGCGGGTTGCGGGCATCGCCGCGGCGCTGTTCCTGCTGATCTTTATCGTCTTGGCGGCACCGCTGATCGAGCTGATCCCGCTGGCCGCGTTGGTGGGGGTCATGTTCATGGTGGTGATCGGCACCTTCGCGTGGAATTCGCTGACGATCCTGCGCAAGGTGCCGCTGACGGATGCCTTTGTGATCCTGCTGGTCACGGTTGTGACGGTTTACAAGGATCTGGCCATTGCGGTGGTCGTTGGCGTGATCGTGTCGGCGTTGGCCTATGCGTGGACCAACGCGCGCCGTATCTACGCCAAGACCTACGAGACACCCGAGGGCACCAAGGTGTATCAGGTGCAGGGCCCGCTGTTCTTTGGCTCGTCCGACGGGTTTGCCGAGCTGTTCGATGTTGAAAACGACCCCTCGCGCGTTGTTGTGGATTTTGCGGACAGCCGCGTGGCGGACCAGTCGGCGTTGCAGGCGATCGAGGCCATGGCGGGCAAATACGAGGACGCCGGCAAGAAGCTGGAACTGCGCCACCTGAGCCGTGACTGTCACCGTTTGCTGACCCGTGCGGGGCACCTTGTCATCGAGGATGACGACGATCCCGAATATCAGGTTGCCGTGAATTACGGCGTGCGCACAGGGATCCTTGGCGGCCACTAG
- the modB gene encoding molybdate ABC transporter permease subunit codes for MLDPAALTALRLSLQVAFCATLLAVPLALAMAWVLARRDFWGKSLINALVHLPLVLPPVVTGYVLLSLFSPAAPLGGALQAIGLGLAFHWSGAVLAAMVMGFPLMVRAMRLAIEAVDPGLEDAASTLGAPRGAVFARVTLPLIAPGILAGAVLGFAKAMGEFGATITFVANIPGQTQTLPIAIWTELQVPGGEAQAARLALLACGVAIAAVLASELLAQRVAKRIGARA; via the coding sequence ATGCTGGACCCGGCTGCCCTCACCGCCCTGCGCCTGTCGCTCCAGGTCGCCTTCTGTGCGACGCTTCTGGCGGTACCGCTGGCGCTGGCGATGGCGTGGGTTCTGGCGCGGCGCGACTTCTGGGGCAAATCGCTGATCAATGCGCTGGTGCATCTGCCATTGGTGCTGCCGCCGGTGGTCACGGGCTACGTCCTGCTCAGCCTCTTCAGCCCTGCGGCCCCGTTGGGCGGCGCGTTGCAGGCCATCGGTCTGGGGCTGGCCTTCCACTGGTCGGGCGCGGTGCTGGCGGCGATGGTCATGGGCTTTCCGCTGATGGTGCGGGCCATGCGTCTGGCGATCGAAGCGGTCGACCCCGGTCTCGAAGACGCGGCCTCCACGCTCGGGGCCCCACGCGGGGCGGTCTTTGCCCGCGTCACCCTGCCGCTCATCGCACCGGGCATCCTCGCAGGGGCCGTGCTGGGCTTTGCCAAGGCGATGGGCGAATTCGGGGCCACAATCACCTTTGTCGCCAACATTCCCGGCCAGACCCAGACATTGCCCATCGCGATCTGGACGGAACTGCAGGTGCCCGGCGGCGAAGCGCAGGCGGCCCGCCTCGCCCTGCTGGCCTGCGGCGTGGCGATCGCGGCGGTGCTGGCGTCCGAACTGCTGGCGCAACGGGTGGCAAAGCGCATCGGAGCGCGGGCGTGA